One genomic region from Bacilli bacterium encodes:
- the rny gene encoding ribonuclease Y codes for MNPLGYIVSAIALVVGFILGLVCFYFVPFFKAKSALRRADKIIRDADIKAEHIIKNAELDAKQATIEAKQEADRQIKEKKQEIAVLQNQMAQREQSIDRRDIALLSKEQSLEDKNENLNRKIKEVEKKDEEYQKKLDSIISELEKVSQMSMNEARDEIFRRVESKLSKEIAAFIRTKEEEAEASVNEKARDLLALAMNKYSQEVTTERTVSTVSLPSDEMKGRIIGREGRNIRSLEQLLGVDLIIDDTPEVITVSCFDPIRREIATRSLNYLVRDGRIQPGRIEEVVEKVKSELDEVIDKAGQEAAFKLGLPRINKELLKYVGRLKFRTSYGQNGYQHSIEVATLCGIMAAELGLDQNLAKRCGLLHDIGKAADFELEGSHVEIGVRLAKKYGEPDEVINSIEAHHGDVESKYIYTQLVIAADTLSAARPGARSETMENYVKRIEQLETICKSYEGVNNCFAMQSGREVRVMVVPDKVDDLAAFKLARDIRERIENEMTYPGQIKISVIREFRAQETAK; via the coding sequence ATGAATCCGCTAGGCTATATCGTCAGCGCGATTGCACTTGTTGTTGGTTTTATCCTTGGACTTGTTTGTTTCTATTTTGTTCCGTTTTTTAAAGCTAAAAGTGCTCTTCGACGCGCAGATAAAATAATCCGCGATGCCGATATCAAAGCCGAACACATTATTAAAAACGCCGAACTTGATGCCAAGCAAGCCACGATTGAAGCTAAGCAAGAGGCTGATCGCCAAATTAAAGAGAAGAAGCAGGAAATTGCCGTCTTACAAAATCAGATGGCGCAAAGAGAACAGTCGATTGATCGTCGAGACATTGCGTTACTTAGCAAAGAGCAGTCTCTCGAGGACAAAAATGAAAACCTTAATCGCAAGATTAAGGAAGTCGAAAAAAAGGACGAGGAGTATCAGAAGAAACTTGATTCAATAATTTCCGAATTAGAAAAAGTTTCGCAGATGTCGATGAATGAGGCCCGGGATGAAATCTTCCGGCGGGTTGAATCTAAACTCAGCAAGGAAATCGCCGCCTTCATCCGGACGAAGGAAGAGGAGGCGGAAGCTTCCGTTAATGAGAAGGCTCGCGACTTATTGGCCTTAGCTATGAATAAGTATTCGCAGGAAGTAACAACGGAAAGAACCGTTTCGACAGTCTCCCTTCCAAGCGATGAAATGAAGGGCCGTATTATCGGCCGCGAAGGCCGGAACATTCGTTCGTTAGAACAACTTCTCGGCGTTGATTTGATTATTGATGACACTCCCGAAGTTATCACTGTCAGTTGTTTTGATCCAATTCGAAGAGAGATCGCCACGCGTAGTTTGAATTACCTTGTTCGCGATGGACGGATTCAACCGGGACGAATTGAGGAAGTGGTTGAGAAGGTTAAAAGTGAACTGGATGAAGTCATAGATAAGGCCGGTCAGGAAGCCGCGTTTAAATTGGGTCTTCCTCGTATCAACAAAGAACTTCTTAAATATGTCGGACGCCTAAAATTCAGAACCAGCTATGGTCAAAACGGTTATCAACATAGCATTGAAGTCGCAACTTTATGCGGTATTATGGCAGCCGAACTTGGACTTGATCAGAATTTAGCTAAGCGGTGTGGATTACTCCACGACATCGGAAAAGCGGCAGATTTCGAACTCGAGGGCTCGCATGTGGAAATCGGTGTTCGTTTAGCCAAGAAATATGGTGAACCGGATGAGGTTATCAATTCCATTGAGGCTCACCATGGAGACGTGGAAAGCAAATACATTTATACCCAACTAGTTATCGCTGCGGATACCTTATCAGCCGCCCGTCCGGGAGCTCGTAGCGAGACGATGGAAAACTATGTTAAACGAATTGAACAATTGGAGACAATTTGTAAATCGTACGAAGGCGTTAATAATTGTTTTGCGATGCAAAGCGGCCGCGAGGTTCGGGTTATGGTTGTCCCCGATAAGGTCGATGATTTGGCGGCATTTAAATTGGCGCGCGACATTCGCGAACGTATTGAAAATGAAATGACCTATCCGGGTCAGATTAAAATTTCGGTCATCCGAGAATTTAGAGCGCAAGAAACAGCCAAATAA